The following is a genomic window from Bombus fervidus isolate BK054 chromosome 15, iyBomFerv1, whole genome shotgun sequence.
TCGAAAAAGATTATAATAGACACAGATGCTGGGGCAGATGATGCAGTAGCTATATTTTTGACTCTTAAGTCCAAAGAGAATGTTTTAGCAATTACTTGTTCTTATGGAAATACATATATGGAAAATGTAGTTAGTAATGTACTTAAGATTTTAACTGTCGCCAACAGAAGTGATGTAAgtatatcataaattttacataaactAAACATTCTATATTGCAATATCTTCCAGATACCTGTGTATAAAGGAGCACATAAAGcattaataaatgaatataatcaATATGATAAAGATAATTACTTTGGCTTCGATGGTCTAGGAGACTTTAATTTTACGGAAGAGATCACTGCTAAAGTTGATGAGAGTAAACATGCAGCTATAGCTCTCATAGACTTAGTAAAACAATATCcacgtaaataattaattattttcaaattatttagcgtAATAAATTCAAGTTAATTTAagactttatatttaattatttttattacgatttaTAGATCAAATAACTTTATTAAGCATTGGCCCATCAACAAATGTTGCTACAGCAATTGCATTAGAACCTCTATTTTTAACGTATTTAAAAGATCACATTGTACTAGGTTCTAGTGTTAACGGAGTTGGTAATATTTCACCTAATATTGAATTCAATTTCTATCAAGATCCAGAAGGTAATTATATGATGCTGAATAAGAACACTACAAGTGTTTTATTACCATGGGAAACAACAATCAACAGTCACATATCCAtggtaattattttaaaataatataatataattaatataatataatataatatattaatataattaatattaatttatatttttaaaaatgatataaaatatctgaTTTTTGAGCAGGATTGGCGTATAAATGTATTGGGAAAGATAAATTCTTCTATTGTGAATTTCTTAAACAAAGCGGAGCGAAAAAGTATAACAAAGTCCAATTCATGGGTTATTTCAGATGGAATGGCTGCTGCAATTATGCTACAGCCACAACTTGTAACAAGATCTATAGTAACAAATGTGAGTCCTGTAATCGATGGACTCGCAAGGGGCTCGGTACTTGTAGATTATACTAATCTAACTGACAGGccaaaaaatgcaaaaattataCAAGCGATTGATACAGATAGTTTCCAACAACTGTTATTGGACAAATTTTCTTAAACGCGCATATTTCGCATGTAAATActtaaagaagaataaatattaaaaatattataatattatactaaaagaagtataataaaaaatacttacaTTGAAAAAATTAGTGCTTTTTCTATCAGCAAATAGTCCTTGAAATCTTTCCTCTCGATAAAATTGACAATTATAACTGTCCAACAAAAGATTCCTGCATTTTATTATGTCCTTAGCAGTCTTATTGTTGAAGAAGAAATGCGATAATCTGTAAAACGATTTGTAATGTTCCGAAAATCTTAAGACGCACTGTTCTAAACCAGCTAAACAATATGTTATTAGAGTTGTAACTTCTTCTTCAgtcatattttcttctttttgtacaaaaaccgactcctctttctttttctcactTTCACTTTCACCAGAGTCGCTTTCGGTGTCACTTGAACTATCGCTATCAGAACTATCATCACTACTGCTTGATTCATCGCTGCTACTAGAGCTAGAATTGTTCGTTTCAGTCGTTGTCGTAGTTGTTTGTGTAGTTGTTGTACTTTCTTGCGAACCTCTCCTACTTAAAGTTAGCTCTTCCTTCGTAGTACTTGcaagtttctttttatcgggaggtttatctttcatttctttattacCTAATTGCAAATCTTCGTTTTGTAACCATTTCCCTTCAAACTTTCTCGTATCTTCATCTTCAGGCGAAGATTGTCGTGTTTCCTGACTAATCTCCATTGCTTGTTTCATAAGAGCGTCCATTAAGTCTTGAACATTTTCCGACTTTCCTTCACTTTCGAATACAGTGCCAATTTTTAAAGATGTTAATGAACCTTTCTTATTGTCTTCTGATTTTATGTTCACCTTTGTCTTTTCAATAGTTTTCTtcactttctttctttgtgaTTTTGATTCATTACTTTCATCGCTCGATAATACCATAATCTcatcgttcctttctttttgtGAAACCATATCACAAACTTTTGTGATTACGTCATCTATTAAAGCTACAACGTCTTGCATTAATTGCAAATGAGATACGTTACCTAATTTTATCCTCTTTGCATTATCTTGTGATAATTCTGCAAGAGATCTCTTACGTGTTTCTGTCTTCCCATGTTCAATACGTTGACTCGTTCCAAATCCTTTATTTGTTCTGTCTATGATTTCAATCTCCTCAATGCTATTTGAACGTCGACCGATCGTAACAATATTTCTGTCTCCTTCAGCTGTAAATTCCACTTCTCCTCcagcatttttattatttgtaaaaagattttcctCTTTAACCTTCTCGTTTAGTTTTGAAGTATACTTCATGAAGGGCCCTTTGGCACATTTCTCAAGATGAAATTGAAGCAATTGTCCTAAAGTTTTCTTTAGAGGTTTCCCCTCATGCTGCtcaagatattttaatatgctCGCATGAATTCGATAATGTACTTCTAATGCTTCAACCGAAAAATGCTGTGGACATTTATGACTTATTCTACGTGGGTATTGTGCATTATTGTGATATAATAATTCACTAGCCtgcaattaaatataaacaaattagaatatatatcACCTATGTCCAATATAAATGGTATACAGATTTACAAATACCTTCGCGTAATGTTCCAAATATATAGGAGGAtcttgatttttcttttcggCTATCTTTCCGAGCATATATTGATACAGCCATCTTTCATCATGCGGTATTGTTCCATCTTTAGTACCAATAAATAAACGAGCACATGCCTGAAAACACTGATAAGCGATTTCcaacatttcttcttttctcgtttctaAGATTTCAAATCGTTCCATACTTAACGTGTCTGTTTCTTGTTTTAGTAATCGTGAACAAAATGAATGAACAACATATGCGAATGTCCCGTATTCAGTCCAAATAATATGATTACAGGAATCCAATTCGACAGCATGTCGATAACTGGATTGGGTTAATTTCGCTTTTGCTAAAAGTGAGTCTTCGTTtctaaacataaaataaacagtcattattattaatttgtgttatatcatattaataaaaaagtttGAAGCACTACTTACATtggtttatatttatttaaccagGTTTCTATTACGGTGCCGGATGACATCGCTAGTCCAGTCCAAGAACTCAATCTTGTTGGATGAAAACATAAAtccaataaataatatcgaataGCTGTGTTCCATTTACAATTCTTGAAACAAAAATCTGCTAGGAGATAATAAATAGTGGACATGGAATGCGGCAGAAGCTTCTTAACGGTCGGCATTGTGTCTCGTTCACCCATTATATAAGCCATCATTTCATCAATCACTTGATTCGGGTCACTTTCTTGAGGAATTAACTTTATTATACGTTTAAACAGATCTTCCGTGTCTGCATTAATTGTTAAAGTCCTGGGTGAATGAAATTCGGGTATTTGCTTgggtttataaaaattgaacaatAACTGTGCTCCCTCCCAAGTCACTTTCATTTGAGGTACTCCATGGTCTTCTATATGTTTTGGTCGGACTTTGTTCACTTTATTATAATGACCATAtagacaataaaatatttgttctaaatattttgaaactttaCTTTTTATACTGGAAAATTGAGGGGTTTCCAATTTTGGGATAACTAAatttaaagtgaaaaataagAGTTTTGCTTCGTTGTAGCAACACCATGAGTGTCTTCCCATAAAGTCATgggcaataaataaaatcatgaTAGATGCTGGAACACCTTCATCCTCATCATCTGATTCAGAATAATTAGAACTATGCTTATTTTTGTATGACGATTCAGCCTTTGCTCTCTCTTTGTCTTCTTTATATTGCAAAACATAATGCAATAAGATCCACGGCAAAACAGTTTCAAGTGGCATCTCTACAGTATTTTCCGATACATCTAATTGATTGCAAACAATGTGAACCAAATTTTGTACTAATCTCGAAAGACGTGCTTCcggtaaatattttacaacaaaAG
Proteins encoded in this region:
- the LOC139995053 gene encoding uncharacterized protein isoform X1 — protein: MEKCMFCCNLFAIISFCLLLYSVSSKTFLRSVNGSKKIIIDTDAGADDAVAIFLTLKSKENVLAITCSYGNTYMENVVSNVLKILTVANRSDIPVYKGAHKALINEYNQYDKDNYFGFDGLGDFNFTEEITAKVDESKHAAIALIDLVKQYPHQITLLSIGPSTNVATAIALEPLFLTYLKDHIVLGSSVNGVGNISPNIEFNFYQDPEGNYMMLNKNTTSVLLPWETTINSHISMDWRINVLGKINSSIVNFLNKAERKSITKSNSWVISDGMAAAIMLQPQLVTRSIVTNVSPVIDGLARGSVLVDYTNLTDRPKNAKIIQAIDTDSFQQLLLDKFS
- the LOC139995053 gene encoding uncharacterized protein isoform X2; protein product: MEKCMFCCNLFAIISFCLLLYSVSKTFLRSVNGSKKIIIDTDAGADDAVAIFLTLKSKENVLAITCSYGNTYMENVVSNVLKILTVANRSDIPVYKGAHKALINEYNQYDKDNYFGFDGLGDFNFTEEITAKVDESKHAAIALIDLVKQYPHQITLLSIGPSTNVATAIALEPLFLTYLKDHIVLGSSVNGVGNISPNIEFNFYQDPEGNYMMLNKNTTSVLLPWETTINSHISMDWRINVLGKINSSIVNFLNKAERKSITKSNSWVISDGMAAAIMLQPQLVTRSIVTNVSPVIDGLARGSVLVDYTNLTDRPKNAKIIQAIDTDSFQQLLLDKFS
- the LOC139995053 gene encoding uncharacterized protein isoform X3 — translated: MEKCMFCCNLFAIISFCLLLYSVRSVNGSKKIIIDTDAGADDAVAIFLTLKSKENVLAITCSYGNTYMENVVSNVLKILTVANRSDIPVYKGAHKALINEYNQYDKDNYFGFDGLGDFNFTEEITAKVDESKHAAIALIDLVKQYPHQITLLSIGPSTNVATAIALEPLFLTYLKDHIVLGSSVNGVGNISPNIEFNFYQDPEGNYMMLNKNTTSVLLPWETTINSHISMDWRINVLGKINSSIVNFLNKAERKSITKSNSWVISDGMAAAIMLQPQLVTRSIVTNVSPVIDGLARGSVLVDYTNLTDRPKNAKIIQAIDTDSFQQLLLDKFS